A stretch of the Ornithodoros turicata isolate Travis chromosome 4, ASM3712646v1, whole genome shotgun sequence genome encodes the following:
- the LOC135392373 gene encoding uncharacterized protein LOC135392373 gives MTSSSVISECESSESDGEQSDDTASEGEAGTLLHSSAQDPTQPGSPQRHLQTGTNDSSQELSEKLYPGCRISRAESLLLIMGHSLRHHSTKEATESLLKVIEAHLPKDTNFPVSKYLFFKEFCGSSCATCLHMYCPSCHSYIGEINHVTPDCYCTNCETSHSTDTLVKTGSYFVMLDIKQQLQHLLQRPDLNFKFTDRRMSLDVKDITESKAYHTLPLEDGDLSLTWNTDGVPVFVSSKFSIWPLQLMVNELPQRQRFDNIILGGLWFSSSKPEMNCFLRPFVKEMNMLSSDGMTWVDASGREHTCRVFPGACCVDTVARCAVTNTTQFNGAFGCVWCEHEGIVVEKGRGSARVYPHQAAPAKCRTDKTFRKYAQRAQVSGEPCRGVKGPSVL, from the exons ATGACGAGTAGTTCGGTTATAAGTGAATGTGAAAGTAGCGAAAGCGATGGGGAACAGAGTGATGATACAGCTTCTGAAGGTGAAGCAGGTACACTTTTGCACTCTTCCGCACAAGATCCAACGCAACCAGGAAGTCCGCAACGGCACCTACAAACTGGGACGAATGATTCAAGTCAAGAGCTg AGTGAGAAACTATATCCAGGCTGCAGAATTAGCCGAGCAGAAAGCCTTTTGCTAATAATGGGGCACAGTCTGCGACACCACTCTACGAAAGAGGCAACAGAAAGCCTTCTCAAGGTGATTGAAGCCCACCTACCGAAGGATACAAACTTTCCTGTTTCAAAATACTTATTCTTCAAGGAGTTTTGTGGATCAAGTTGTGCTACATGTCTTCACATGTACTGCCCCTCCTGTCACTCCTACATAGGAGAAATAAATCACGTTACACCTGACTGCTACTGCACAAACTGCGAGACATCACATAGCACAGATACGCTCGTGAAAACTGGCTCATACTTCGTTATGCTCGACATCAAACAGCAGCTGCAACATCTCCTTCAGCGACCAGACTTGAACTTCAAGTTTACAGACCGTAGGATGTCACTTGATGTGAAGGATATCACAGAGAGCAAAGCATACCATACGCTACCATTGGAGGATGGAGACTTGTCACTGACCTGGAACACGGATGGAGTACCAGTGTTCGTATCGTCAAAGTTCTCCATTTGGCCACTGCAACTGATGGTGAACGAGTTGCCACAGAGACAACGCTTTGACAACATTATTCTAGGTGGCCTCTGGTTTAGTTCATCAAAGCCTGAGATGAACTGTTTTCTGCGTCCTTTTGTGAAGGAAATGAATATGCTGTCATCTGACGGAATGACTTGGGTGGATGCTAGCGGCAGAGAACATACATGTAGAGTATTTCCTGGTGCCTGCTGTGTGGACACCGTCGCCCGTTGTGCCGTCACGAACACCACACAGTTCAATGGTGCATTTGGATGTGTATGGTGCGAACACGAGGGGATTGTTGTGGAAAAGGGGAGAGGCTCTGCACGCGTGTACCCTCATCAAGCTGCACCTGCAAAGTGTCGAACAGATAAGACGTTCAGGAAATATGCACAAAGAGCCCAGGTGTCTGGCGAACCGTGCCGTGGTGTAAAGGGTCCCAGC GTTTTGTAA